The Corynebacterium camporealensis genome contains a region encoding:
- a CDS encoding dihydrofolate reductase family protein has product MVSIAELVGPDLDEGVRAVSVGTINGSATIDGTSGPLGNDNDTKLMQALRDWADVVMVGAGTFMKEQYSSPKPTEARPDPAPLAIPTTKLSFEINYRMWENIDTPPYLLIPHHVLESDEAQEYIQAQKDVGAIILDSGDGTVEACMDTLRAQGWTKILCEGGPKLYGQVIASGQLDQLYHTIDAHIGTAIQTTLAPTEKDPKTFRMNLENVAADDDGTVFLRYGRDKDQ; this is encoded by the coding sequence ATGGTTAGCATTGCAGAACTCGTTGGCCCCGACCTAGACGAAGGCGTGCGCGCGGTATCCGTGGGCACGATTAATGGCTCAGCCACCATCGATGGCACCTCCGGTCCGCTGGGCAACGACAACGACACCAAACTCATGCAGGCCCTGCGCGATTGGGCCGATGTCGTCATGGTCGGCGCGGGCACGTTCATGAAAGAGCAGTATTCCAGCCCCAAGCCCACCGAGGCGCGCCCTGATCCTGCACCCCTGGCCATCCCGACGACGAAGCTGAGCTTCGAGATCAACTACCGGATGTGGGAAAACATCGACACCCCGCCCTACCTGCTTATCCCCCACCACGTGTTGGAGTCCGACGAGGCCCAGGAATACATCCAGGCCCAAAAGGACGTCGGCGCCATCATCCTCGATTCCGGCGATGGAACCGTCGAGGCCTGCATGGACACCCTGCGCGCACAGGGCTGGACAAAGATTCTCTGTGAGGGTGGTCCGAAGCTTTATGGCCAGGTCATCGCCTCCGGACAGCTCGACCAGCTCTACCACACCATCGACGCGCATATCGGCACTGCCATCCAGACCACCCTGGCACCGACCGAGAAGGACCCGAAGACTTTCCGGATGAATCTCGAAAACGTCGCCGCCGACGACGACGGCACGGTGTTTCTGCGCTACGGGCGCGATAAAGACCAATAG
- a CDS encoding HRDC domain-containing protein translates to MLRSTPADGIPAVLNTPQDFQDAAAQLAAGTGPFAIDTERASSYRYDDRAFLVQIRRRGAGTFLLAPEGLRPELHAALAPVLNDAPWIIHAAPSDLPSLAWLGLYPGTLFDTELASRMAGFAHPNLGGMVEELLGVELEKGYGDSDWSKTPLPHQWLAYAALDVELLIELAEILRDILAEENKLDWAYEEFAAIVDKHADITAPPEQHWQDLRGIHTLKSPHQLGIAKALWTHRDNIARKRDIAPSRLLPNKVIVEVARQQPRNEQELARVKGFPQRRARAGMAVVKKAGIAKLPRKKKGGVPSRPLWSRDQWGVYQAIRADFAELAAELHMDPETLLKPATLRKAVWSVIGDETVHNTPQLVDVLDEARPWQIDIAVPIIAPRLLG, encoded by the coding sequence ATGCTGCGCAGCACCCCTGCTGATGGCATTCCTGCGGTCTTAAACACCCCGCAGGACTTCCAGGATGCCGCTGCACAGTTGGCGGCAGGTACTGGCCCTTTTGCCATCGACACCGAACGCGCGTCCAGCTATCGCTACGACGACCGCGCGTTTTTGGTCCAGATTCGCCGTCGCGGGGCCGGCACCTTTTTGTTGGCACCCGAAGGCCTGCGCCCGGAATTGCACGCAGCCTTAGCACCCGTGCTTAACGATGCCCCCTGGATCATCCACGCCGCCCCCTCCGACCTGCCTTCCCTCGCCTGGCTCGGGCTGTATCCGGGCACACTTTTCGACACAGAACTGGCCTCCCGCATGGCGGGGTTCGCCCATCCGAACTTAGGCGGCATGGTCGAAGAACTCCTCGGCGTCGAGCTGGAAAAAGGCTACGGCGACTCCGACTGGTCGAAGACTCCCCTGCCGCACCAGTGGCTGGCCTATGCCGCCTTGGACGTCGAGCTGCTCATTGAGCTCGCGGAAATCCTCCGTGACATCCTCGCCGAGGAGAACAAGCTGGATTGGGCGTACGAGGAGTTCGCGGCGATCGTCGACAAGCATGCCGATATCACTGCCCCTCCCGAACAGCACTGGCAGGACCTGCGCGGCATCCACACCTTGAAGTCGCCTCACCAGCTGGGTATCGCCAAAGCGCTGTGGACGCACCGCGACAACATCGCCCGCAAGCGCGATATCGCGCCGAGCCGACTGCTGCCCAACAAAGTCATCGTGGAAGTAGCCCGCCAACAGCCGCGCAACGAGCAGGAACTCGCCCGGGTCAAGGGCTTTCCCCAGCGTAGGGCGCGGGCGGGGATGGCTGTGGTGAAGAAGGCGGGCATCGCTAAGCTGCCGCGCAAAAAGAAAGGTGGCGTGCCCTCGCGCCCGCTGTGGTCGCGGGACCAATGGGGTGTATATCAAGCTATCAGGGCTGACTTCGCCGAACTTGCCGCGGAGCTGCACATGGATCCGGAAACCCTGCTCAAGCCGGCGACGCTGCGCAAGGCGGTGTGGAGTGTCATCGGCGATGAAACCGTCCACAACACCCCACAGCTCGTTGACGTGCTGGATGAAGCCCGGCCGTGGCAAATCGACATCGCCGTGCCGATTATTGCCCCGCGCCTGTTGGGCTAG
- a CDS encoding copper resistance CopC family protein — protein sequence MSARVRGIGLALGASAMLAVAPPAFAHDVVVGGNVEEGQTLDAFPEEITLEFSAIPREDFNTFAVTDTSTEEVLFTQEPEVDGRDLTIETPADVNPGPGDYQVGFQITSSDGHATRGGVTFSVAGAEDSDAASAEGDEAENTEATTDEIPAGLKWILAIGAVFALLAVVAMLFFKSRNYGSKGLEDNE from the coding sequence ATGTCCGCACGTGTCCGCGGTATTGGTCTGGCACTCGGCGCAAGCGCGATGCTCGCAGTAGCACCGCCAGCTTTTGCCCATGACGTGGTGGTGGGAGGAAATGTCGAAGAAGGACAGACCCTCGATGCCTTCCCGGAAGAGATCACGCTAGAGTTCTCCGCTATCCCGCGTGAGGATTTCAATACTTTTGCGGTGACGGACACCTCGACCGAAGAGGTGTTATTTACCCAAGAGCCAGAGGTTGATGGTCGCGATCTGACTATTGAGACCCCGGCTGATGTGAATCCGGGCCCGGGCGACTACCAGGTCGGTTTCCAGATCACCTCTTCTGATGGTCACGCCACTCGTGGTGGAGTGACTTTTAGTGTCGCCGGCGCGGAAGATTCAGATGCAGCTTCCGCGGAAGGTGATGAGGCAGAAAACACCGAAGCGACCACGGATGAAATTCCAGCTGGTCTGAAGTGGATTCTGGCAATCGGTGCGGTCTTTGCTCTGTTGGCTGTTGTTGCGATGTTGTTTTTCAAAAGCCGTAATTACGGCTCGAAAGGACTAGAAGACAATGAATAA
- a CDS encoding HNH endonuclease signature motif containing protein: MNKLDALAQAFTAPMETLSEVAALTNAHLQNLGFPRKFSRELLTLSDIYFGETPYTQLQAKSRNTPHDLSTLQEIEKKARRIKKHVDRYKFRIACADVPASKIGTVAKRFIDPPKPPEDGTALTRSKTDKWTYRLTGDSELIAQLRDMFPTIESVREFLRSGKVQGTGVTTHVVINLDELDKIVDGQGDDIVLQMTNGAKITGAQLVQQMFTDHGYATLIHPVEGPVNLYRTQRTASFKQRTMAKAENPVCPWIHCLKGADECQVHHIVAWKYGGETNPSNLTTACDHHNGRNDDGNERRNGKLLRIRGKVEWVPPWAY; this comes from the coding sequence ATGAACAAATTAGATGCACTTGCTCAAGCTTTCACCGCGCCTATGGAGACTCTCTCCGAGGTCGCGGCGCTGACCAATGCGCATCTACAGAATCTAGGTTTCCCACGGAAATTCTCCCGCGAGCTCCTCACGCTCTCGGACATTTATTTCGGAGAGACCCCGTATACCCAGCTTCAAGCCAAGTCCCGCAACACTCCGCACGACCTGTCCACCCTGCAAGAGATTGAAAAGAAGGCCCGGCGTATCAAGAAGCACGTGGACCGTTACAAGTTCCGCATCGCGTGTGCCGATGTGCCAGCCAGCAAAATCGGCACTGTGGCCAAGCGGTTTATCGATCCGCCTAAGCCACCGGAAGACGGGACCGCTTTGACCCGCTCCAAGACGGATAAGTGGACCTACCGCCTCACCGGCGACTCAGAGTTGATCGCCCAGCTTCGCGATATGTTCCCCACCATCGAGTCCGTGAGAGAATTCTTGCGCAGCGGCAAAGTGCAAGGAACCGGTGTGACCACCCATGTGGTCATCAACCTCGACGAGCTGGACAAGATTGTCGATGGCCAAGGCGACGACATCGTGCTGCAAATGACCAATGGCGCCAAGATCACCGGTGCTCAGTTAGTGCAGCAGATGTTTACCGACCACGGCTACGCCACCCTCATCCACCCGGTCGAAGGCCCGGTTAACCTCTACCGCACTCAACGAACCGCAAGTTTCAAACAAAGAACCATGGCGAAGGCCGAAAACCCGGTCTGTCCGTGGATACATTGCCTCAAAGGTGCCGATGAGTGTCAGGTCCACCACATAGTGGCCTGGAAATACGGCGGCGAGACCAACCCATCGAATCTGACCACAGCGTGTGACCATCACAATGGAAGAAACGATGATGGCAACGAACGAAGAAACGGCAAACTGCTAAGAATCAGAGGCAAAGTCGAATGGGTCCCACCGTGGGCGTACTAG
- a CDS encoding copper chaperone PCu(A)C, translating to MNKFALGTAAVLAGLSLTACSPNEEPAEETVASESAAAPELSFENAVVRAAEEGKEMTAIFGELVNDGEEDVAITGFSSNADADSNEIHETVDGQMREMTEPLVVPAGETVTLEPGGAHFMLMGLHTPIQAGETVELTLQLEDDQELDLGEIEARTMGAGDENYGDLEGGEMDHGDMDHGEMEHES from the coding sequence ATGAATAAGTTCGCACTTGGTACCGCAGCAGTTCTGGCGGGACTGTCCCTGACGGCATGCTCGCCGAATGAGGAGCCGGCTGAGGAGACGGTGGCATCGGAAAGCGCTGCGGCACCGGAGTTGAGCTTTGAAAACGCTGTGGTGCGCGCGGCTGAAGAAGGCAAGGAAATGACTGCTATCTTCGGCGAGCTGGTCAACGATGGTGAAGAGGATGTCGCTATCACTGGCTTTAGCAGCAACGCGGATGCGGATAGCAACGAAATTCATGAGACCGTCGATGGTCAGATGCGCGAGATGACCGAGCCGCTGGTGGTACCGGCAGGCGAGACGGTGACTCTGGAACCAGGTGGCGCGCACTTCATGCTCATGGGCCTGCATACCCCAATTCAGGCAGGTGAGACCGTCGAGCTGACCCTGCAACTGGAAGATGACCAGGAGCTGGACCTGGGCGAGATTGAGGCCCGCACCATGGGCGCCGGTGATGAAAACTACGGTGACCTCGAGGGTGGCGAGATGGACCACGGCGACATGGACCATGGCGAGATGGAGCACGAAAGCTAA
- a CDS encoding DUF3000 domain-containing protein: MILVSNSDVTPPSAFTQAVESMHAAQLRPEISLGSIRPPQRLAPFSHAVGLEVGDNDPADIVPTDAQGDAFGRLILLHDPGAEESWEGAMRLVAYIQADMDDAVAGDPMLPDVAWEWLNEGLEQATHTNLGGTVTSTASVRFGEIGGPPRAYQLEMRASWTAADLNLAPHVEAFAHVLANVAGLPPEGVTELGR, encoded by the coding sequence TTGATCCTCGTGAGCAATTCCGATGTAACCCCACCGTCTGCTTTCACCCAGGCGGTCGAGTCCATGCACGCCGCGCAGCTGCGCCCGGAGATTTCTTTGGGCAGCATTCGCCCTCCGCAGCGCTTGGCGCCGTTTAGCCATGCCGTCGGCTTAGAGGTCGGCGATAATGACCCTGCGGACATCGTGCCCACTGACGCCCAGGGCGATGCTTTTGGCCGCCTCATCCTGCTCCACGACCCGGGTGCGGAAGAATCCTGGGAGGGCGCTATGCGTCTGGTGGCCTATATTCAGGCCGACATGGACGACGCCGTGGCTGGCGATCCTATGCTTCCCGATGTCGCCTGGGAATGGCTCAACGAAGGCCTCGAGCAGGCCACCCACACCAACTTGGGTGGCACGGTGACCTCGACGGCATCGGTACGCTTTGGTGAAATCGGCGGCCCACCGCGCGCTTATCAGCTGGAGATGCGCGCTTCCTGGACCGCTGCGGATTTGAACTTGGCTCCCCACGTGGAGGCCTTCGCGCACGTGCTGGCTAACGTCGCTGGTCTGCCACCGGAGGGCGTAACCGAGCTCGGCCGCTAA
- the hemQ gene encoding hydrogen peroxide-dependent heme synthase, giving the protein MAKLNYEELNKVQQYSQHAVFQVIPGALGTERDEAIAQAQEFFAALADEGKVTVRGIYDLSGMRDSADYMIWWHAEEFADIQAAFAKFRRETTLGQVSEVTWVGNALHRPAEFNKSHLPSFIMGEEPGDWISVYPFVRSYDWYTMDEQKRRRILAEHGMQGRDYPDVRANTVPAFALGDYEWILAFEAPELHRIVDLMYLMRYTEARHHVREEIPFHTGRRVKDVAELMAILP; this is encoded by the coding sequence ATGGCGAAGCTTAACTACGAAGAGCTCAACAAGGTACAGCAGTACTCCCAGCACGCGGTATTCCAGGTCATCCCTGGCGCTTTGGGCACCGAGCGCGACGAGGCCATCGCGCAGGCGCAGGAGTTCTTCGCTGCGCTGGCCGACGAAGGCAAGGTCACCGTCCGCGGCATCTACGATCTTTCCGGCATGCGCGATAGCGCCGACTACATGATCTGGTGGCACGCCGAGGAGTTCGCTGACATCCAGGCTGCTTTTGCCAAGTTCCGTCGCGAGACCACCCTGGGCCAGGTCTCCGAGGTCACCTGGGTCGGCAACGCACTGCACCGTCCGGCGGAGTTCAACAAGTCGCACCTGCCGTCCTTCATCATGGGCGAGGAGCCAGGCGACTGGATTTCCGTTTACCCGTTCGTGCGTTCCTACGACTGGTACACCATGGACGAGCAGAAGCGTCGCCGCATTCTTGCCGAGCACGGCATGCAGGGCCGCGACTACCCGGACGTGCGCGCTAACACCGTCCCGGCTTTCGCGCTGGGCGATTACGAGTGGATCCTGGCCTTTGAGGCTCCGGAGCTGCACCGTATCGTCGACCTGATGTACCTGATGCGCTACACCGAGGCCCGCCACCACGTGCGCGAGGAGATTCCTTTCCATACCGGCCGTCGCGTCAAGGACGTTGCCGAGTTGATGGCGATTCTGCCTTAA
- a CDS encoding glycosyltransferase family 87 protein, whose protein sequence is MKHDLVRTALWPIAIVLIVHRVFFSAFPATGTDDFTTVYSALRRFWEGVPVYEQAYHHVDPLYLYNPGATLLLSPLGLIGSGAREGFILLNAAAIIGALALLTRIVGHRLSGVLFPMSLALAFASEAVTNTLAFTNINGLLLLALAIFLWGFLRGLETNRTALLWMAGVAIGLAIVVKPQFAPLLFLPLVRLEWRSILVGLGIPVGLNLVAWPLVPGAGGYLENLVPYLGTTRDYANSSWPGVRAYFDAPSVLYWAVWLAMAAVIAAGILLLLRWRTTEPTFWALHTTGILMAGIFFLSSLGQQYYSMWLFPMMFSVVMARSVFHSWGAWLAAFLFLAPLDWDDRWLNTYMPTLGWALLLIVSTVTIAGWWLTQRRGDYTALHD, encoded by the coding sequence GTGAAACACGACCTAGTACGCACAGCACTCTGGCCTATCGCCATAGTGCTTATTGTCCATCGCGTATTCTTTAGCGCCTTCCCGGCAACCGGCACCGACGACTTCACCACCGTCTACTCTGCCCTGCGCCGATTCTGGGAAGGCGTTCCGGTCTACGAGCAGGCCTACCACCACGTCGACCCGCTCTACCTCTACAACCCGGGTGCGACTCTCCTCCTCTCCCCGCTCGGCCTCATCGGATCCGGCGCCCGCGAGGGCTTCATCCTGCTCAACGCCGCAGCCATCATTGGCGCACTGGCGCTCCTTACCCGCATCGTGGGCCATCGCTTATCGGGCGTGCTCTTTCCGATGTCCCTAGCCCTCGCCTTCGCCTCCGAAGCCGTCACCAACACCCTGGCCTTTACCAACATCAACGGCCTACTCCTGCTCGCCTTGGCCATCTTCTTGTGGGGTTTCCTCCGCGGACTAGAGACCAACCGCACCGCATTGCTGTGGATGGCGGGTGTGGCGATTGGGTTGGCGATCGTCGTCAAGCCGCAGTTCGCCCCGCTGCTCTTCCTGCCACTAGTGCGCCTGGAGTGGCGCTCCATCCTTGTCGGCCTGGGCATCCCCGTCGGCCTCAACCTCGTCGCCTGGCCGCTCGTCCCAGGTGCCGGCGGCTATCTGGAGAACCTCGTGCCCTATCTAGGCACCACCCGCGACTACGCCAACTCCTCCTGGCCCGGCGTGCGCGCCTACTTCGACGCCCCCTCGGTGCTGTATTGGGCCGTCTGGCTAGCGATGGCCGCAGTCATCGCCGCCGGCATCCTCCTGCTGCTGCGCTGGCGCACAACCGAGCCCACCTTCTGGGCGCTGCACACCACGGGCATCCTCATGGCAGGTATTTTCTTCCTGTCCTCGCTTGGCCAGCAGTACTACTCGATGTGGCTCTTCCCCATGATGTTCAGCGTCGTTATGGCGCGTTCGGTCTTCCACTCCTGGGGCGCATGGCTGGCTGCCTTTTTATTCTTGGCGCCACTGGATTGGGACGACCGCTGGCTCAACACCTATATGCCTACGCTGGGCTGGGCGCTGCTGCTGATTGTCAGCACCGTGACCATCGCCGGATGGTGGCTAACCCAGCGCCGAGGCGATTACACTGCGCTGCATGACTGA
- the thrS gene encoding threonine--tRNA ligase — MAEVIPAVPVNYESFTVPAGTAIGAAMRELELPNKGPEAVVVARDGEGTLLDLSHVPEADLVVTPVAACEEDGRAVVRHSCAHVLAQAVQAEFPGTKLGIGPAIENGFYYDFQVDEPFTPEALKAIEKRMKKIIKTGQRFERGVYADADEAAEKLADEPFKLELIQDKANVDPDSDEATEVGAGELTYYDNVNPRTKEVEWFDLCRGPHLPTTKYIPAFSLTRSSAAYWRGDQSKADLQRIYGTAWESKEALQAYQTMMEEAEKRDHRRLGAELDLFSFPDEIGSGFPVFHPNGATVRMEMENHSRNRHLADGYSFVNTPHITKGELFEKSGHLDFYAEGMFPPMQLDGETDAEGNVTKQAQDYYAKPMNCPMHNLIFASRGRSYRELPLRLFEFGTVYRYEKSGVVHGLTRARGFTQDDAHIYCTEDQLEEELSKVLDFIISLLQDYGLSDFYLELSTKDPNKFVGSDEIWDRSTEILERVAHNSGLELVPDPAGAAFYGPKISVQARDAIGRTWQMSTVQLDFNLPERFELEYTAPDGSKQRPIMIHRALFGSIERFFGVLLEHYAGAFPAWLAPHQVIGIPVADDFAPHLEGIAKQLRERGIRAEVDTSDDRMQKKIRNHTTGKVPFMLLAGARDVDADAVSFRFLDGSQVNGVPVDEAINLIDTWVKARRNEQPSEELISAER, encoded by the coding sequence GTGGCGGAAGTTATTCCAGCAGTACCGGTTAACTACGAGTCCTTCACGGTCCCAGCGGGCACCGCGATTGGTGCGGCGATGCGGGAACTCGAGTTGCCGAATAAGGGCCCGGAGGCCGTAGTCGTCGCACGTGACGGGGAAGGCACGCTGCTTGACCTCTCGCACGTACCGGAGGCAGACCTGGTGGTCACCCCGGTTGCCGCGTGTGAGGAAGACGGTCGCGCGGTTGTTCGCCACTCGTGTGCCCACGTGCTGGCACAGGCTGTGCAGGCAGAATTCCCGGGCACCAAGCTGGGTATCGGTCCGGCCATTGAAAACGGCTTCTACTACGACTTCCAGGTCGATGAGCCGTTTACGCCGGAGGCTTTGAAGGCCATCGAAAAGCGTATGAAGAAGATCATCAAGACTGGTCAGCGCTTTGAACGTGGCGTGTACGCCGATGCCGATGAGGCAGCGGAAAAGCTTGCCGATGAACCCTTCAAGCTCGAGCTCATCCAGGACAAGGCCAACGTCGACCCGGATTCGGATGAGGCCACCGAGGTTGGTGCGGGCGAGCTGACCTACTACGACAACGTCAACCCGCGCACCAAGGAAGTCGAGTGGTTTGACCTCTGCCGTGGTCCGCACCTGCCGACGACCAAGTACATCCCGGCCTTTAGCCTGACCCGTTCCTCGGCAGCCTACTGGCGCGGTGACCAGTCCAAGGCGGACTTGCAGCGCATCTACGGCACCGCCTGGGAGTCCAAGGAGGCTCTGCAGGCGTACCAGACCATGATGGAAGAAGCTGAAAAGCGCGACCACCGTCGTCTTGGTGCGGAGCTGGACCTGTTTAGCTTCCCGGACGAGATTGGCTCGGGCTTCCCGGTCTTCCATCCGAATGGTGCAACGGTGCGCATGGAGATGGAAAACCACTCCCGCAATCGCCACCTGGCCGATGGCTACTCCTTTGTGAACACCCCGCACATCACCAAGGGTGAGCTGTTTGAGAAGTCTGGCCACCTGGACTTCTACGCTGAGGGCATGTTCCCACCGATGCAGCTTGACGGCGAGACCGACGCTGAGGGCAACGTCACTAAGCAGGCGCAGGACTACTACGCCAAGCCGATGAACTGCCCGATGCACAACCTGATCTTCGCCTCGCGTGGTCGCTCCTACCGTGAGCTGCCGCTGCGCCTGTTCGAGTTCGGTACCGTGTACCGCTATGAGAAGTCCGGTGTGGTCCATGGCCTGACCCGTGCCCGCGGCTTTACCCAGGATGACGCCCACATCTACTGCACCGAGGACCAGCTCGAAGAAGAGCTCAGCAAGGTTCTGGACTTCATCATCTCCCTGCTGCAAGACTACGGTCTGAGCGATTTCTACCTGGAGCTGTCCACCAAGGACCCGAACAAGTTTGTTGGCTCCGATGAGATCTGGGATCGCTCCACCGAGATTCTGGAGCGCGTGGCACATAACTCCGGTTTGGAACTGGTTCCGGACCCGGCAGGTGCTGCGTTCTACGGCCCGAAGATTTCCGTGCAGGCCCGCGATGCGATTGGTCGTACCTGGCAGATGTCCACCGTGCAGCTGGACTTCAACCTGCCGGAGCGCTTTGAGTTGGAATACACCGCACCGGATGGTTCCAAGCAGCGCCCGATCATGATCCACCGTGCACTCTTCGGCTCCATTGAGCGCTTCTTCGGCGTGCTGCTGGAGCACTATGCCGGTGCATTCCCAGCATGGCTGGCTCCGCACCAGGTCATTGGTATCCCGGTGGCGGATGATTTCGCGCCGCATCTGGAGGGCATCGCAAAGCAGCTGCGTGAACGCGGCATCCGCGCTGAGGTGGATACCTCGGATGACCGCATGCAGAAAAAGATTCGCAACCACACCACCGGCAAGGTGCCATTCATGCTGCTGGCCGGTGCGCGCGATGTGGACGCGGATGCGGTGTCCTTCCGCTTCCTCGATGGCAGCCAGGTCAACGGCGTGCCTGTCGATGAAGCCATCAACCTGATCGACACCTGGGTTAAGGCACGTCGCAACGAGCAGCCGAGCGAGGAGCTCATCAGTGCCGAGCGATAG
- a CDS encoding Dyp-type peroxidase, which produces MTGVSRRGFLGGATIAAGAAAVAGCSNAEEDAPAVSAAETDNPVLKDAIVPFDGEHQAGISTPVQANLQLVGFDLQEGVDKQGLANLLRLWTADARNLCTGETPLGSLEPEMVQAPSNLTITCGLGEPVFELLDVDKPEWLGDVREFERDELDPQWGQTDLVLQICCDDPVMGSHALRHMVRAGSSYADVVWLQSGFSDAFGAREKSETPRNLFGQIDGTVNPREPQEFADQVWIDEGPEWAQGGSAMVVRRIRMNLDTWEELDRPSREDSVGRKLSDGAPLTGNDEHDEPDLEATDKYGLPVINPNSHMALSRPPADKPNQKLLRRPYNYDLPPDPQTPDQLSNAGLIFICYQKDPTEQFEPIQARLDESDILNTWISHIGSAMYFCPPGTEGESWWAESLVDSAKL; this is translated from the coding sequence ATGACTGGAGTAAGCAGGCGCGGATTCCTAGGCGGGGCGACCATTGCGGCAGGTGCAGCGGCGGTAGCTGGCTGTTCCAACGCCGAAGAGGACGCGCCTGCAGTCTCCGCAGCGGAAACTGATAACCCGGTTCTCAAAGATGCCATCGTGCCTTTCGATGGCGAACACCAAGCAGGAATTTCCACCCCGGTGCAGGCCAATTTGCAGTTGGTGGGTTTTGATTTGCAGGAAGGCGTCGATAAGCAGGGCCTTGCCAACCTGCTGCGGCTGTGGACTGCAGATGCCCGGAACCTCTGCACGGGGGAGACGCCGCTGGGCAGCCTGGAGCCGGAGATGGTGCAGGCGCCGTCGAATCTGACGATTACGTGCGGTTTGGGTGAGCCCGTGTTTGAGCTGTTGGACGTCGATAAGCCGGAGTGGCTGGGCGACGTTCGCGAGTTTGAACGCGATGAGCTGGACCCGCAGTGGGGGCAAACAGACTTAGTGCTGCAGATTTGCTGCGATGACCCGGTGATGGGTTCGCATGCGCTGCGCCATATGGTGCGTGCGGGTTCGTCGTATGCGGACGTGGTGTGGCTGCAGTCGGGCTTTTCTGATGCCTTTGGCGCGCGCGAGAAGTCCGAGACGCCGCGTAACCTTTTTGGCCAGATTGATGGCACGGTGAACCCGCGCGAGCCGCAGGAATTCGCCGACCAGGTGTGGATTGATGAGGGCCCGGAGTGGGCCCAGGGCGGCAGCGCGATGGTGGTGCGCCGCATCCGTATGAACCTGGATACGTGGGAGGAGTTGGACCGTCCTAGCCGTGAGGATTCGGTGGGGCGCAAGCTTTCCGATGGCGCACCGCTGACCGGCAACGACGAACACGACGAGCCGGACCTGGAGGCCACCGATAAGTATGGCCTGCCCGTGATTAATCCGAACTCGCACATGGCACTATCGCGCCCGCCGGCAGATAAGCCGAACCAAAAGCTGTTGCGCAGGCCGTATAACTACGACTTGCCGCCGGATCCGCAGACCCCGGACCAGCTGTCTAATGCGGGTTTGATCTTTATTTGCTACCAGAAGGACCCCACGGAGCAGTTCGAGCCAATTCAGGCACGCCTGGATGAATCGGACATCCTCAACACCTGGATTAGCCATATCGGATCGGCGATGTATTTCTGCCCGCCGGGTACGGAAGGCGAATCTTGGTGGGCGGAGTCGCTAGTTGATAGCGCGAAACTGTAG
- the msrB gene encoding peptide-methionine (R)-S-oxide reductase MsrB: MTDFKLMADTEWRERLSAEEYYVLREGGTEPPHVGEYTNTTTEGVYSCRACGAELFRSTEKFASHCGWPSFFSPLAGDKIIEREDTSHGMRRTEVLCANCESHLGHVFEGEGYDTPTDLRYCINSICLDLEEKPVDGA, from the coding sequence ATGACTGATTTCAAGCTGATGGCGGATACCGAATGGCGCGAGCGACTCAGCGCCGAGGAGTACTACGTGCTGCGCGAAGGCGGCACCGAACCGCCGCACGTGGGCGAATACACCAACACCACCACCGAAGGTGTCTACTCCTGCCGCGCCTGCGGTGCCGAGCTCTTCCGTTCCACTGAGAAGTTCGCCTCCCACTGCGGTTGGCCGTCCTTCTTCTCCCCACTCGCAGGCGACAAAATCATCGAGCGCGAAGACACCTCGCATGGCATGCGCCGCACCGAGGTGCTGTGCGCCAACTGCGAGTCACACCTAGGCCACGTCTTTGAAGGCGAAGGCTACGACACCCCAACCGACCTGCGCTACTGCATCAACTCCATTTGCCTCGACCTCGAGGAAAAGCCAGTCGACGGCGCCTAG